A single genomic interval of Acetobacteraceae bacterium harbors:
- a CDS encoding cytochrome c oxidase subunit 3: MCARAEEARFGFWIFLMSDLVIFSLLFATYAIMWGNRTDGPGPEDLFQLKSAAIQTGCLLLSSFTFGLVTLNAQGQVSVARTMIRLIVTLTLGAGFLGFEISDFIDMVQQEAGISASGFLSSFYALVGTHGLHVTVGCLWILIMLLQLGRFGLTLSVISRIMCLALFYHFLDIIWIGIFSIVYLIGLAK, translated from the coding sequence ATGTGCGCACGTGCTGAGGAGGCGCGGTTCGGGTTCTGGATCTTCCTGATGAGCGATCTGGTGATCTTCTCGCTCCTCTTCGCGACATACGCCATTATGTGGGGCAATCGCACCGATGGGCCTGGGCCGGAAGATCTTTTCCAGCTCAAGAGCGCCGCCATTCAGACGGGCTGCCTCCTTCTCAGCAGCTTTACTTTCGGACTCGTTACCCTCAATGCGCAGGGTCAGGTCAGCGTCGCCCGCACCATGATCCGGCTTATCGTCACATTGACCCTGGGCGCCGGCTTTCTGGGTTTCGAGATCTCTGACTTCATCGACATGGTGCAACAGGAGGCCGGTATTTCCGCCAGTGGCTTTCTCTCATCTTTTTACGCACTCGTCGGTACGCATGGGCTGCATGTCACGGTGGGCTGTCTATGGATCCTCATCATGCTGCTGCAATTAGGGCGGTTCGGCCTGACGCTCTCGGTTATCAGCCGGATCATGTGCCTTGCGCTTTTCTATCATTTTCTCGACATTATCTGGATCGGAATATTCTCGATCGTCTATCTGATAGGGCTTGCCAAATGA
- a CDS encoding RlmE family RNA methyltransferase: MKPSDQRKGTGRKPGPSSQAAMRVPGRALKSAAQPGAEDAGHDGKSVGAMRAKAVTLRKARGKTTSQQRWLQRQLNDPYVAAARAQGWRSRAAFKLIDMDDRFSLIKPGAKIVDLGAAPGGWSQVAVKRHAARVVGIDLLPIDPVSGADFIEGDFTDPSMDTQLLTLLGGKADIVLSDMAPNTTGHVATDHLRIMGLAEAALDFATSVLEEGGSFVAKVFQGGSEHTMLRRLKQHFASVRHVKPPSSRKESSELYVVAQGYRPAAITH; this comes from the coding sequence ATGAAGCCATCAGATCAACGCAAAGGCACAGGGCGGAAGCCGGGTCCATCATCGCAGGCCGCAATGCGCGTCCCGGGCCGCGCATTGAAAAGCGCCGCCCAACCCGGTGCGGAAGATGCAGGGCATGACGGGAAAAGCGTCGGCGCGATGCGCGCCAAAGCAGTGACGTTGCGCAAGGCGCGAGGCAAGACAACATCCCAGCAACGCTGGCTGCAACGGCAGTTGAATGACCCCTATGTCGCCGCCGCAAGGGCGCAGGGATGGCGCTCACGCGCCGCCTTCAAGCTGATCGATATGGATGACCGCTTTTCACTGATCAAACCAGGCGCGAAAATTGTGGATCTCGGCGCGGCGCCAGGGGGCTGGAGTCAGGTTGCTGTCAAACGACATGCGGCGCGCGTTGTCGGCATCGACCTCCTCCCGATTGACCCTGTCAGCGGCGCGGATTTCATTGAGGGCGATTTTACCGACCCATCAATGGACACGCAGCTTCTCACCCTTCTGGGTGGTAAAGCGGATATTGTCCTCTCCGACATGGCGCCCAACACGACGGGCCATGTCGCAACGGACCATCTGCGCATCATGGGACTGGCGGAAGCCGCGCTGGATTTTGCCACGTCCGTACTGGAGGAGGGGGGCAGCTTCGTCGCCAAAGTCTTTCAGGGTGGGTCGGAGCACACAATGTTGCGGCGCCTCAAACAGCATTTCGCGTCGGTGCGTCACGTCAAGCCCCCCTCCTCCCGCAAGGAGTCGAGTGAGCTTTACGTCGTGGCGCAGGGTTACCGACCCGCCGCGATAACGCACTGA
- the cyoD gene encoding cytochrome o ubiquinol oxidase subunit IV, with amino-acid sequence MTPEKRTAGRDYLIGFLAAIILTVIPFSLLWRDVLKGRDLLIAIAACGVIQVCVHFRYFLHVDFKRAHRDDLQLVLFTGLIVFLMVGGTLWVIGNEVHMMSGNLAHP; translated from the coding sequence ATGACGCCGGAAAAAAGGACCGCGGGACGCGACTACCTTATTGGCTTCCTCGCCGCGATAATATTGACGGTTATTCCCTTTAGCCTTTTATGGCGCGATGTGCTGAAGGGGCGTGACTTGTTAATTGCGATCGCGGCTTGCGGGGTCATTCAGGTCTGTGTGCATTTCCGATATTTTCTGCATGTCGATTTCAAACGCGCCCATCGCGATGATTTGCAGCTTGTTCTGTTCACCGGACTGATCGTCTTCCTCATGGTCGGCGGGACGCTATGGGTGATCGGGAATGAGGTGCATATGATGAGCGGCAACTTAGCACACCCGTAA